In the genome of Pseudomonas bubulae, one region contains:
- a CDS encoding tellurite resistance TerB family protein produces MSLLDQLLKSGQQMLAKKTGAQGSASRDDKGGLGDLLGSGGLGGLLSGAGGGALAASALGLLLGNKSARKYGGQALTYGGLAALGVLAYKAYGNWQANQGTAPQTEPQTIDRVPAPQVEQHSQAILKALVAAAKADGHVDERERQLIDGELNKLNGDPALRQWLQAELNKPLDPAEVARAASTPEIAAEMYIASLILVDEEHFMERAYLEELAKQLKLDPGLKIELEAQVKQAQG; encoded by the coding sequence ATGAGTTTGCTCGACCAACTGCTTAAATCCGGCCAACAGATGCTGGCGAAAAAAACCGGCGCCCAAGGCAGCGCCTCCCGTGACGATAAAGGCGGCCTGGGTGACCTGCTCGGGTCTGGTGGTCTGGGCGGCCTGCTTTCCGGCGCGGGTGGCGGCGCTCTGGCAGCCAGTGCCCTGGGGCTGCTGCTGGGCAACAAGAGTGCGCGCAAATACGGTGGTCAGGCACTGACCTATGGCGGCCTTGCCGCCCTGGGCGTTCTGGCCTACAAGGCTTACGGCAACTGGCAGGCCAATCAGGGCACGGCACCGCAGACCGAGCCGCAAACCATTGACCGTGTTCCGGCGCCGCAAGTGGAGCAACACAGCCAGGCGATCCTCAAGGCCCTGGTGGCTGCTGCCAAGGCTGATGGGCATGTGGATGAGCGTGAGCGCCAACTGATCGATGGCGAGTTGAACAAACTCAATGGCGACCCTGCATTGCGCCAATGGCTGCAAGCTGAACTGAACAAGCCGCTGGACCCGGCAGAGGTTGCCAGAGCTGCCAGCACCCCGGAAATCGCGGCCGAAATGTATATCGCCAGCCTGATTCTGGTGGATGAAGAACATTTCATGGAGCGCGCCTATCTGGAAGAGCTGGCCAAACAGCTCAAGCTCGACCCGGGGCTCAAGATCGAGCTGGAAGCCCAGGTCAAGCAGGCGCAGGGCTAG
- a CDS encoding chemotaxis protein CheW, protein MSALAAQSLIHSEAQAIDDCWNRIGIYGDKSCPLLPQHIHCRNCDTYAAAATRLLDRYSFEQQSQELYAPQAHEQKVATCSLVIFRLSEEWLGLPTRCLDEVAPMQTIHSLPHQRSRALRGVANVRGTLVPCLSLVELLGLDPATPGASSQRVMPRMLIVAAHGGAVVLPVDEVDGIHNIAEGDINAASLSGEHVSAKYTRGVLQWKTRSLRLLDEEQLLSAITWSLT, encoded by the coding sequence ATGAGCGCTTTAGCAGCACAGAGCTTGATTCACTCCGAAGCGCAGGCCATTGATGACTGCTGGAACCGCATTGGCATCTACGGTGACAAAAGCTGCCCGTTGCTGCCCCAGCATATCCATTGCCGCAACTGCGACACGTATGCTGCTGCCGCGACCCGTTTGCTCGACCGCTATTCATTTGAGCAGCAAAGCCAGGAGCTTTATGCCCCGCAGGCCCATGAGCAAAAGGTTGCAACCTGCTCACTGGTGATTTTCCGCCTGAGTGAGGAGTGGCTGGGGCTGCCCACGCGTTGCCTGGATGAAGTGGCACCGATGCAAACCATTCACTCCCTGCCGCACCAGCGTTCCCGGGCCTTGCGCGGTGTGGCCAATGTGCGCGGTACTCTGGTGCCGTGCCTGTCGCTGGTTGAACTGCTGGGGCTTGACCCAGCCACGCCGGGAGCCTCATCGCAGCGGGTGATGCCGCGCATGCTGATTGTGGCCGCCCACGGTGGAGCCGTGGTACTGCCGGTGGATGAGGTGGATGGCATTCATAATATTGCCGAGGGCGACATCAATGCTGCATCGCTCTCCGGCGAGCATGTCAGCGCCAAATACACCCGGGGTGTGCTGCAGTGGAAAACCCGCAGCCTGCGTTTACTGGATGAAGAGCAACTGTTGAGCGCAATCACCTGGAGCCTGACATGA
- a CDS encoding acid phosphatase produces MSDKKDQDTQCPADSSRRRFLAGAAALGVGAATLSACGSSQHEPPVRPQPLTPAELDKKLHEQVKTIVVIYAENRSFNNLFANFPGVEKPLSALKPADYQQRDRDGSLLQTLPPIWGGLLQVGPQTVDGVTYAPGEQFQENLPNAPFALKGPNQQDLPLNLVTRDLWHVFYQNQMQINDGKNDQFVAWGDSGGLPMGYYAQSQYSLRLWDVAREFVLCDNFFQGAFGGSFLNHQYLISAAVPFYPNANTSVAEAQIAVLQGDDPAGTRLKALDKSPASAMTGAAQFGPSALTPDGFAVNTMAPPYWPTWIRDPERPDYAKSDLPSVLVPQSHEHIGDKLSKKNIDWAWYAGAWQATLEQFKGSDGIPKIPNFQYHHQPFNYFVQQGPQNPQERSKRLRDAGLGDESGSNRFLADAEAGSLPAVSFYKPQGNLNLHAGYADVAAGDRHLDRVLKVLRNSPQWQNMVIVLTVDENGGWWDHVAPPKGDRWGPGTRIPALVVSPFARKGTVDHTVYDTASILRLISRVHQLEVLDGLKQRDDAMKARGQAPMGDLTNALMF; encoded by the coding sequence ATGAGCGACAAGAAAGACCAGGACACCCAATGCCCTGCCGACAGCAGCCGCCGTCGCTTCCTCGCCGGTGCTGCCGCACTGGGCGTTGGCGCGGCCACCTTGAGCGCTTGCGGCAGCAGTCAGCATGAACCCCCCGTCAGGCCGCAACCGCTGACCCCGGCCGAGCTGGACAAAAAGCTCCACGAACAGGTCAAGACCATCGTGGTGATCTATGCCGAGAACCGCAGCTTCAACAACCTGTTTGCAAATTTCCCCGGTGTCGAGAAGCCGTTGTCGGCCCTCAAACCCGCCGACTACCAGCAACGCGACCGTGATGGCAGCCTGCTACAGACCCTGCCACCGATATGGGGCGGGCTGCTGCAAGTGGGACCGCAGACGGTAGATGGCGTGACCTATGCGCCGGGTGAGCAGTTTCAGGAGAACCTGCCCAACGCCCCCTTCGCGCTGAAAGGGCCGAATCAGCAAGATCTGCCGTTGAATCTGGTGACCCGCGACCTGTGGCATGTGTTCTATCAGAACCAGATGCAGATCAACGATGGCAAGAACGACCAGTTCGTGGCCTGGGGGGATTCCGGCGGCTTGCCCATGGGTTACTACGCCCAGTCGCAGTATTCGCTGCGTCTGTGGGACGTAGCCCGTGAATTCGTACTGTGCGACAACTTCTTCCAGGGGGCTTTTGGCGGTTCGTTCCTTAACCACCAATACCTGATCAGCGCAGCGGTGCCGTTCTATCCGAACGCGAATACCTCTGTTGCCGAGGCGCAGATTGCTGTTTTGCAGGGCGATGACCCTGCCGGTACACGCTTGAAGGCTCTGGACAAATCCCCGGCCAGCGCCATGACCGGCGCCGCGCAGTTCGGTCCCAGCGCTCTTACTCCGGACGGTTTTGCAGTCAACACCATGGCGCCGCCTTACTGGCCGACCTGGATCCGCGACCCCGAGCGTCCCGACTATGCCAAGTCCGACCTGCCAAGCGTACTGGTGCCACAAAGCCATGAGCATATCGGCGACAAACTGAGCAAAAAGAACATTGACTGGGCCTGGTACGCGGGGGCCTGGCAGGCCACGCTGGAGCAGTTCAAGGGCTCGGACGGGATCCCCAAGATCCCCAACTTCCAGTACCACCACCAGCCATTCAACTACTTTGTTCAACAAGGCCCGCAGAACCCGCAGGAGCGCAGCAAGCGCCTGCGCGACGCAGGCCTGGGCGATGAGTCCGGCAGCAACCGCTTTCTGGCTGACGCCGAGGCTGGCAGCCTGCCAGCCGTGAGTTTCTACAAGCCTCAGGGCAACCTCAACCTGCACGCTGGCTATGCCGATGTGGCTGCTGGTGACCGGCACCTTGACCGTGTGCTCAAGGTGCTGCGCAACAGCCCGCAATGGCAAAACATGGTGATCGTGCTTACCGTGGACGAAAACGGTGGCTGGTGGGATCACGTTGCACCGCCCAAAGGTGATCGCTGGGGGCCGGGTACAAGGATTCCGGCTCTGGTGGTATCACCTTTCGCACGCAAGGGGACGGTGGATCACACGGTGTATGACACCGCTTCGATTCTGCGCCTGATTAGCCGGGTGCATCAGCTGGAAGTGCTGGATGGCCTCAAGCAACGTGACGATGCCATGAAGGCGCGGGGGCAAGCGCCCATGGGCGACCTGACCAATGCATTGATGTTCTGA
- a CDS encoding YaeQ family protein — protein sequence MAQPSTTYKFELNLTDLDRGVYESVKQTIARHPSETEERMTVRLLAYAFWYNEQLSFGRGLSDVDEPALWEKSLDDRVLHWIEVGQPDADRLTWCSRRTERTSLLAYGSLRVWEGKVIPAIKNLKNVNIAAVPQEILEVLAKDMPRVIKWDVMISEGTIFVTDDRGQHEVQLQWLQGERG from the coding sequence ATGGCACAGCCGTCCACGACCTACAAGTTTGAACTCAACCTTACCGATCTCGATCGCGGGGTCTATGAAAGCGTCAAGCAGACCATCGCCCGCCACCCTTCGGAGACCGAAGAACGCATGACTGTGCGCCTTCTGGCCTACGCTTTTTGGTACAACGAGCAGCTGTCTTTTGGTCGAGGCCTGTCAGATGTAGACGAACCGGCCCTGTGGGAAAAAAGCCTGGATGACCGTGTTCTGCACTGGATCGAAGTCGGACAGCCCGATGCCGACCGTCTGACCTGGTGCTCGCGCCGTACCGAGCGCACCAGCCTGCTGGCCTATGGCAGCTTGCGTGTGTGGGAAGGCAAGGTGATTCCTGCAATCAAGAACCTGAAGAACGTCAATATCGCAGCCGTTCCGCAAGAGATTCTTGAGGTGCTGGCCAAAGATATGCCACGGGTTATCAAGTGGGACGTGATGATCAGCGAGGGTACGATTTTCGTGACAGATGATCGCGGCCAGCACGAAGTGCAACTGCAGTGGCTGCAAGGCGAACGCGGCTAA
- a CDS encoding protein-glutamate O-methyltransferase CheR: protein MSLDQRFFDYLKQRIGLDVASVGPAIIERAVRQRCIALGMADNDRYWQRLLSSQDEQQALIESVIVPETWFFRYPESFATLGRLARQRLAEIGSRRPLRILSLPCSTGEEPYSIAMALFDAGFAAHQFKVDALDVSPLSVQRAQNALYGKNSFRGQPTDFRERYFCVESDGYQLSERVCGQVSFTAGNLLDPILLASHEPYDFVFCRNLLIYFDLKTQQQALDVLKRLTRDDGVLFIGPAEGSLLNRLGMRSIGAPQSFAFCHNHEPLPAARPVLAELKPLARPKAPAPVPTPASRPFAPRAQAPIGQKSASPVDGPGLLLEQIASLANEGKSLEARAVCEQFLQRHDPQAEVFYWLGLLSDVQGQTSEAQGFYRKALYLEPQHSEALAHLAALLASQGDEAGARRLHERAARNGRSTQSERKQ, encoded by the coding sequence ATGAGTCTTGATCAGCGTTTTTTTGACTATTTGAAGCAGCGCATCGGCCTGGATGTGGCATCGGTCGGCCCGGCGATTATCGAACGTGCCGTACGCCAGCGCTGCATTGCATTGGGCATGGCTGATAACGATCGCTACTGGCAGCGCCTGCTCAGTTCCCAGGATGAACAGCAAGCCCTGATCGAATCGGTGATCGTGCCCGAGACCTGGTTCTTCCGTTACCCCGAATCCTTTGCCACCCTGGGCCGCCTGGCCAGGCAGCGCCTGGCGGAAATCGGCAGCCGACGCCCGTTGCGTATCCTGAGTCTGCCGTGTTCGACCGGCGAAGAGCCGTATTCGATTGCCATGGCACTGTTCGATGCCGGCTTTGCTGCACACCAATTCAAGGTCGACGCCCTGGATGTCAGTCCGCTTTCGGTGCAGCGTGCGCAAAACGCGCTGTATGGCAAAAACTCCTTTCGAGGTCAGCCAACAGATTTTCGTGAGCGCTACTTCTGTGTCGAGAGCGATGGTTATCAGTTGTCGGAGCGGGTCTGCGGGCAGGTCAGCTTCACCGCAGGCAATCTGCTGGATCCGATACTGCTCGCCAGCCACGAGCCTTATGACTTTGTGTTCTGCCGCAACCTGTTGATCTACTTTGATCTTAAAACCCAGCAGCAGGCCCTGGATGTGCTCAAGCGCCTGACCCGTGATGATGGTGTTTTATTTATAGGTCCGGCCGAAGGCAGCTTGCTCAACCGGCTGGGCATGCGTTCGATCGGTGCTCCGCAGTCGTTTGCCTTTTGCCACAATCATGAGCCATTGCCGGCAGCGCGCCCTGTGCTTGCCGAACTCAAGCCACTGGCACGACCAAAAGCGCCAGCGCCTGTGCCGACACCGGCCAGCCGGCCTTTTGCCCCGCGCGCGCAAGCCCCGATCGGGCAAAAATCGGCTTCGCCAGTGGATGGGCCGGGTCTGTTGCTTGAACAGATTGCCAGCCTGGCCAATGAAGGCAAAAGCCTTGAGGCGCGTGCGGTCTGCGAACAGTTCTTGCAGCGGCATGACCCGCAGGCCGAGGTGTTTTACTGGTTGGGCCTGCTCAGCGATGTGCAGGGCCAGACCTCAGAGGCCCAGGGCTTCTATCGCAAGGCGCTGTACCTGGAACCCCAGCATTCGGAAGCGCTGGCCCATCTGGCAGCGCTGTTGGCTTCACAAGGCGATGAAGCAGGCGCCCGGCGCTTGCACGAGCGCGCAGCCCGTAACGGGCGTTCCACTCAAAGTGAGCGTAAACAATGA
- a CDS encoding chemotaxis protein CheW: protein MSELSAKKPGAKVSQKRLFLVFYIGNERYALAAGDVVEVLPRLPLKPIAHAPEWVAGVFAHRDRMVPVIDISAMTFGTAAVARTSTRLVLVNYRGQLLGLLLEQASDTLRCHPAEFQPYGVDNRDAPYLGPVRKDEAGLLQWLSVDDLLSPAVSALLFAQGEDDTCVQVAP, encoded by the coding sequence ATGAGCGAGCTTTCAGCCAAAAAACCGGGCGCCAAGGTGTCGCAAAAACGCCTGTTTCTGGTGTTTTATATTGGTAACGAGCGCTATGCACTGGCCGCTGGCGATGTGGTCGAAGTGTTGCCGCGCTTGCCTCTCAAGCCCATAGCCCATGCCCCCGAGTGGGTAGCGGGGGTTTTTGCTCATCGTGATCGAATGGTTCCGGTGATCGATATCAGTGCCATGACCTTTGGCACCGCCGCCGTAGCCCGCACCAGCACCCGGCTGGTGCTGGTCAATTATCGCGGGCAATTGCTCGGCCTGCTGCTTGAACAGGCCAGTGACACTTTGCGCTGCCATCCGGCGGAGTTTCAGCCCTACGGTGTCGATAACCGCGATGCGCCTTACCTGGGACCGGTGCGTAAAGATGAGGCCGGGCTGTTGCAGTGGTTAAGTGTCGACGATCTGCTCAGCCCTGCGGTGTCTGCTCTGCTTTTTGCCCAGGGCGAAGATGACACCTGCGTCCAGGTGGCGCCATGA
- the recJ gene encoding single-stranded-DNA-specific exonuclease RecJ: MRIEPRPLPEPLPFLGEMPTLLTRLYAARGVQSQAELDKSLARLIPYQQLKGIDSAVDLLVVALEQRQRILIVGDFDADGATASTVGMLGLRLLGAAHVDYLVPNRFEYGYGLTPEIVEVALTRTPHLLITVDNGISSIEGVAAAKKAGLSVLVTDHHLPGSELPAADAIVNPNQPGCEFPSKALAGVGVIFYVLIALRARLNSLGWYQNSKAPNIAELLDLVALGSVADVVPLDANNRILVHQGLERIRAGRARPGLKAILEVAKRDHAKITSTDLGFILGPRLNAAGRLDDMSLGIECLLTDDANAAREMAAQLDEMNQDRKSIEQGMQREALAQLKDLTIDSMPFGLCLFDPEWHQGVIGILASRLKERYFRPTFAFADAGDGMLKGSGRSVPGFHIRDALSVVAAQHPDLISKYGGHAMAAGLTLPEANFPLFCEAFDAEVRRQLREEDLTGRMLSDGSLAVEEFHLELARALRNAGPWGQHFPEPLFHGVFQLVEQRIVGERHLKVVLKTECGSVKLDGIAFGIDREVWPNPTIRWVELAYKLDLNEFRGNETVQLMIAHIEPR; the protein is encoded by the coding sequence ATGCGCATCGAACCTCGTCCATTGCCTGAACCCCTGCCTTTTCTGGGCGAAATGCCAACCCTGCTGACCCGCCTTTACGCCGCACGGGGTGTGCAGTCGCAAGCTGAGCTGGACAAGAGCCTGGCGCGGTTGATCCCGTATCAGCAGCTCAAGGGCATTGATTCAGCGGTGGACTTGCTGGTGGTCGCGCTTGAGCAGCGCCAACGCATTCTGATCGTCGGCGACTTTGACGCCGACGGTGCCACGGCCAGCACCGTGGGTATGCTCGGTCTGCGCCTGCTGGGGGCGGCCCATGTCGATTACCTGGTGCCCAACCGCTTCGAGTATGGCTACGGCCTGACCCCGGAAATCGTCGAAGTTGCGCTGACCCGCACGCCGCACTTGTTGATCACGGTCGATAACGGAATCTCCAGTATCGAAGGTGTGGCCGCAGCCAAAAAAGCTGGTTTGAGCGTGCTGGTTACCGACCACCACTTGCCGGGCAGTGAATTGCCGGCCGCGGATGCCATCGTCAACCCCAACCAGCCCGGCTGCGAGTTCCCGAGCAAGGCGCTGGCGGGGGTAGGGGTGATCTTCTATGTGCTGATCGCTTTGCGCGCGCGCTTGAACAGCCTGGGCTGGTACCAGAACAGCAAGGCGCCGAATATTGCCGAATTGCTGGATCTGGTGGCGCTGGGCAGCGTCGCGGACGTGGTGCCGCTGGATGCGAACAACCGCATCCTGGTACACCAGGGGCTTGAGCGCATCCGTGCCGGGCGTGCCCGGCCCGGGCTCAAGGCTATTCTGGAAGTGGCCAAGCGTGACCATGCGAAAATCACCTCCACCGACCTGGGTTTTATCCTCGGGCCGCGCCTGAATGCCGCCGGGCGCCTGGACGACATGAGCCTGGGTATCGAATGCCTGCTCACCGATGACGCCAATGCGGCGCGGGAAATGGCTGCGCAACTGGACGAAATGAACCAGGACCGCAAATCCATCGAGCAGGGCATGCAACGTGAAGCGCTGGCCCAGCTCAAGGATCTGACCATCGACAGCATGCCGTTTGGCCTGTGCCTGTTCGACCCCGAGTGGCATCAGGGGGTGATCGGAATTCTGGCTTCGCGGCTCAAGGAGCGTTACTTCCGCCCGACTTTTGCCTTTGCCGATGCCGGGGATGGCATGCTCAAGGGCTCCGGCCGATCGGTGCCGGGCTTTCATATTCGTGATGCACTGAGTGTGGTGGCTGCACAGCATCCGGACTTGATCAGCAAATACGGTGGCCATGCCATGGCGGCCGGGCTGACTTTGCCTGAGGCTAACTTCCCGCTGTTCTGTGAGGCCTTTGATGCTGAAGTGCGGCGTCAATTGCGTGAAGAAGACCTGACCGGGCGCATGCTGTCTGACGGCAGCCTGGCAGTGGAAGAGTTTCACCTGGAGCTGGCGCGTGCCCTGCGCAATGCCGGGCCATGGGGGCAGCACTTTCCCGAACCGCTGTTCCACGGGGTATTCCAGTTGGTGGAGCAACGCATCGTGGGGGAGCGGCATTTGAAAGTCGTGCTCAAGACCGAATGCGGCAGCGTAAAGCTCGACGGCATTGCTTTCGGGATCGATCGCGAAGTGTGGCCGAACCCGACCATTCGCTGGGTGGAACTGGCCTACAAGCTTGACCTCAACGAATTTCGCGGCAACGAAACCGTACAGTTGATGATTGCCCATATCGAGCCGCGCTAA
- a CDS encoding NADH:flavin oxidoreductase/NADH oxidase, whose protein sequence is MSLLLEPYTLRQLTLLNRIAVSPMCQYSSVDGLANDWHLVHLGSRAVGGAGLIFTEATAVTPEGRITAQDLGLWNDEQIEPLQRITRFIRAQGAVAGIQLAHAGRKASTHRPWLGKHGSVKVEEGGWVPVGPSPIAFDPQHTAPVQLDETQIKEVIQAFVAAAKRALEAGFSVVEVHAAHGYLLHQFLSPLSNQRRDQYGGSFENRIRLVLEVTEAVRGVWPQELPLFVRVSATDWVEDGWNPDETVELARRLKALGVDLIDVSSGGTAANAEIPVGPGYQTRFAERVRKEACIATGTVGMITEPAQAEHILRTGQANLILLARELLRDPYWPLHADDDLGGKKAIWPAQYQRATHRDQPIHESDLRD, encoded by the coding sequence ATGAGTCTGCTGCTCGAACCCTATACCCTGCGCCAACTGACCCTTCTTAACCGCATTGCGGTCTCGCCAATGTGCCAGTACTCCAGCGTCGATGGACTGGCAAATGACTGGCACCTGGTCCACCTGGGCAGCCGTGCCGTTGGCGGCGCCGGGCTGATTTTTACCGAAGCCACTGCCGTCACCCCCGAAGGCCGTATCACTGCCCAGGATCTGGGCCTGTGGAACGACGAGCAGATTGAACCCCTGCAACGCATCACCCGCTTTATTCGCGCCCAGGGCGCTGTAGCCGGCATCCAACTGGCCCATGCCGGGCGTAAGGCCAGCACCCACCGCCCCTGGTTGGGCAAGCATGGCAGCGTCAAGGTGGAGGAGGGCGGCTGGGTGCCTGTCGGGCCGTCCCCCATTGCCTTCGACCCACAGCACACTGCGCCAGTGCAACTGGACGAGACCCAGATCAAAGAGGTTATCCAGGCGTTCGTGGCTGCCGCCAAGCGAGCGCTGGAGGCTGGCTTCTCGGTGGTTGAAGTACATGCTGCTCATGGTTACTTGTTGCATCAATTTCTTTCACCGTTGAGCAACCAGCGACGTGACCAATACGGCGGTTCGTTCGAGAATCGCATCCGTCTGGTGTTGGAAGTCACCGAGGCCGTGCGCGGTGTATGGCCGCAGGAGCTACCGCTGTTTGTGCGGGTCTCGGCCACCGACTGGGTGGAAGACGGCTGGAACCCTGACGAAACCGTCGAACTGGCACGACGCCTCAAGGCATTGGGCGTGGACCTGATCGACGTGTCTTCGGGCGGTACCGCAGCCAATGCCGAGATTCCGGTGGGGCCTGGCTACCAGACCCGTTTTGCCGAGCGCGTGCGCAAGGAGGCCTGCATTGCCACCGGTACGGTGGGCATGATCACCGAACCGGCCCAGGCCGAGCATATTTTGCGTACCGGGCAGGCCAACCTGATCCTGCTGGCGCGTGAACTGTTGCGTGACCCGTATTGGCCGTTGCATGCAGACGATGACCTGGGCGGTAAAAAGGCCATCTGGCCAGCCCAGTACCAGCGCGCGACCCATCGCGACCAACCGATTCATGAGTCCGACCTGCGCGACTGA
- a CDS encoding methyl-accepting chemotaxis protein, whose amino-acid sequence MKNWTLRQRILASFAVIIAIMLLMVVASYSRLLSIETSEEKVQTDSIPGVYYSSMIRSAWVDSYVLTLELVGSLNQRDLTNEDRKLYASYEDRLNKELDNYRGTIFEGEDRAHFDDFERLHGEYGVVLAKILDLYQNKDYAQAHKVLSEQLAPAWMEGRKLLNSIIEGNSESAKLATDNIGHAVLTAKISMIISLVIAVLAAALCGFLLLRAIMSPMQRIVTILEVMRSGDLSSRLNLERKDEFGAVETGFNDMMAELTTLVSQAQRSSVQVTTSVTEIAATSKQQQATATETAATTTEIGATSREIAATSRDLVRTMTEVTSAADQASILAGSGQQGLARMEETMHSVMGAADLVNAKLAILNEKAGNINQVVVTIVKVADQTNLLSLNAAIEAEKAGEYGRGFAVVATEVRRLADQTAVATYDIEQMVREIQSAVSAGVMGMDKFSEEVRRGMSEVQQVGEQLSQIIHQVQALAPRVLMVNEGMQAQATGAEQINLALVQLGDASSQTVESLRQASFAIDELSQVAVGLRSGVSRFKV is encoded by the coding sequence GTGAAGAACTGGACGTTACGCCAACGCATCTTGGCGAGCTTTGCTGTAATCATCGCCATTATGCTGCTGATGGTTGTTGCGTCTTACTCGCGCCTGCTGTCGATCGAAACCAGTGAAGAAAAGGTGCAAACCGACTCGATTCCCGGGGTCTATTACAGTTCGATGATTCGTAGCGCCTGGGTCGACAGCTATGTCCTGACCCTGGAGCTGGTGGGCTCGCTTAATCAGCGTGACCTGACCAACGAAGACCGCAAGTTGTACGCCAGCTACGAAGACCGCTTGAACAAAGAACTGGATAACTATCGCGGCACTATTTTTGAAGGTGAAGACAGGGCCCACTTCGACGACTTCGAGCGTCTGCATGGAGAGTACGGCGTGGTGTTGGCGAAAATTCTTGATCTCTATCAGAACAAGGATTACGCCCAGGCCCACAAGGTGCTTAGTGAGCAACTGGCTCCAGCCTGGATGGAAGGCCGCAAGTTGCTCAACAGCATCATTGAAGGCAACAGCGAGTCGGCCAAGCTCGCCACTGACAATATTGGGCACGCCGTATTGACTGCCAAGATCAGCATGATCATTTCCCTGGTTATTGCCGTACTTGCAGCAGCGCTGTGTGGCTTCCTGTTGCTGCGCGCAATCATGTCGCCGATGCAGCGTATCGTCACGATTCTGGAAGTGATGCGTTCCGGTGACCTGAGCTCGCGCTTGAATCTGGAGCGCAAGGACGAGTTTGGCGCGGTGGAAACCGGCTTCAACGACATGATGGCCGAGCTGACTACGTTGGTGTCCCAGGCCCAGCGCTCTTCGGTGCAGGTCACTACGTCGGTTACGGAAATTGCCGCTACCTCCAAGCAACAACAGGCCACAGCCACTGAAACCGCAGCCACCACTACGGAAATAGGTGCAACTTCCCGGGAAATTGCCGCCACGTCCCGTGATCTGGTGCGCACCATGACCGAAGTGACCTCGGCAGCCGACCAGGCCTCGATCCTGGCCGGTTCCGGGCAGCAGGGCCTGGCCCGCATGGAAGAAACCATGCACTCGGTGATGGGGGCTGCCGATCTGGTCAACGCCAAGCTGGCGATCCTCAACGAGAAGGCCGGTAACATCAACCAGGTGGTGGTGACCATCGTCAAGGTCGCCGACCAGACCAATTTGCTGTCGCTTAACGCGGCCATTGAAGCTGAAAAAGCCGGTGAATACGGCCGCGGTTTTGCTGTGGTTGCTACCGAAGTGCGCCGTTTGGCCGACCAGACTGCCGTGGCTACCTACGATATCGAGCAGATGGTGCGCGAGATTCAGTCGGCAGTGTCGGCGGGCGTGATGGGCATGGACAAGTTCTCTGAAGAAGTACGCCGCGGCATGTCCGAAGTGCAGCAAGTGGGCGAGCAGCTGTCGCAGATCATCCATCAGGTTCAGGCCCTGGCGCCGCGTGTACTGATGGTCAATGAAGGCATGCAGGCTCAGGCTACCGGTGCCGAGCAGATCAACCTTGCGCTGGTGCAATTGGGTGATGCCAGCAGCCAGACCGTCGAGTCCCTGCGTCAGGCCAGCTTCGCGATCGACGAATTGAGTCAGGTTGCCGTTGGGTTGCGCAGCGGCGTTTCGCGTTTCAAAGTCTGA